The following proteins are encoded in a genomic region of Xenopus laevis strain J_2021 chromosome 3L, Xenopus_laevis_v10.1, whole genome shotgun sequence:
- the hyal4.L gene encoding hyaluronidase-1 has translation MHTGSKQMMTWLVISVLYIITAMNKAQQLKNARIPFLQNKPFLAVWNAPTEQCRQRYKVNLDLSVFDIVANPNETLIGTDVTIFYHTHLGHYPYFTDDGQPVNGGVPQNESLKKHLNKSEHDINRLIPNIDFKGLGVVDWENWRPQWDRNWGSKLIYRNKSIELVKNRHPKWSDEQLKKVAKEEFDYAAKKFMTKTIALAQEKRSQGLWGYYLFPDCYNYDYKENPHSYTGRCPSIEMIRNDLLEWLWKESNALYPSIYLDYILKSTPNALKFVHYRVKEAMRVASMARKGYNLPVFVYSRPFYSYTLDTLSEADLIHTIGESAALGAAGIVLWGGMQYASTKESCIIVKKYIDGPLGHYLVNVTAAAKMCSKVLCKKNGRCLRSNIDSPDYLHLNPKHFKIKKHFSGKGIFATGKPGKEDLHYMEQRFMCQCYEGWTGTFCELPEQRVGRKENISPNSSSRSVLPLSIILYVLYTILSKILIL, from the exons ATGCATACTGGAAGCAAACAGATGATGACATGGCTTGTGATATCTGTACTCTACATAATCACTGCAATGAACAAAGCTCAACAGCTGAAAAACGCAAGAATACCCTTTCTACAGAATAAACCCTTTCTTGCCGTATGGAATGCACCCACAGAACAGTGCAGACAAAGATACAAAGTCAACCTTGACCTCAGTGTCTTTGACATTGTTGCTAATCCAAATGAAACCTTAATAGGTACCGATGTCACTATATTTTATCACACACACCTGGGACATTATCCCTATTTCACAGACGATGGACAGCCAGTGAATGGAGGCGTGCCTCAAAATGAGAGCCTCAAAAAACACCTAAATAAATCAGAACATGATATAAACAGACTTATCCCTAATATTGATTTCAAAGGCTTGGGAGTAGTCGACTGGGAAAACTGGAGACCACAATGGGATAGGAATTGGGGAAGCAAACTTATTTACAGAAACAAATCCATAGAGCTTGTTAAAAATCGTCACCCAAAGTGGTCAGATGAGCAACTAAAGAAGGTGGCAAAAGAAGAATTTGATTATGCAGCCAAGAAATTCATGACTAAAACCATTGCTCTAGCTCAGGAAAAAAGATCACAAGGTCTCTGGGGGTATTATCTCTTCCCTGATTGTTACAACTATGATTATAAAGAAAATCCTCATTCCTATACAGGCAGATGCCCAAGTATTGAAATGATTCGCAATGATTTGCTAGAGTGGCTGTGGAAAGAAAGCAATGCACTTTACCCATCCATATATTTAGACTATATACTTAAATCAACACCAAATGCACTTAAGTTTGTTCATTATCGTGTAAAGGAAGCCATGAGAGTGGCATCAATGGCAAGAAAGGGTTACAATTTACCTGTTTTTGTCTATTCAAGGCCATTTTATTCATACACTCTTGATACTTTGTCAGAG GCTGACCTAATTCATACAATTGGAGAGAGTGCTGCATTGGGGGCTGCAGGGATTGTGCTATGGGGAGGAATGCAATATGCCAGTACAAAG GAAAGCTGCATCATTGTGAAGAAATACATTGATGGACCCCTAGGACATTATCTTGTTAATGTGACTGCAGCTGCTAAAATGTGTAGTAAAGTCCTATGCAAAAAGAATGGGAGGTGCCTTAGAAGTAACATAGACTCTCCagattatttacatttaaatccaAAGCATtttaagattaagaaacatttttcaGGAAAAGGCATTTTTGCAACTGGGAAACCAGGGAAGGAAGATCTACATTACATGGAGCAAAGATTTATGTGCCAGTGCTATGAAGGATGGACTGGTACATTCTGTGAGCTTCCAGAACAAAGAGTGGGAAGAAAGGAAAACATATCACCTAACAGTTCAAGCAGATCTGTGCTGCCCCTAAGTATAATATTATATGTGCTTTAcactattttgtccaaaatactaattttgtaa